The proteins below are encoded in one region of bacterium:
- a CDS encoding YchF/TatD family DNA exonuclease translates to MFIDSHCHLSFPQYKQDREELISRLQKEGIDYIIDIGTEEDNWADVLALSQKYDFIYSALGVHPHEAEKANIRTWEHLKKLSDNSKITAIGETGLDFFRNLSPKEIQINVFRGHIRAAKEIKKPLIVHIRDAYEDAISIMKEENAFECGGVIHCFSGDYESAKILMDSGFFISFAGQITFPKNNYPELIKKIPVEKILIETDAPYLAPVPKRGHRNEPSFIRFTAQKIAEIKGLSLEDIARITSLNAKNLFAIGSTNHPSGGGIAYPIRNSIYLNITNRCTSECTFCIRYKTDFVKGHNLKLKKEPGLEEILNSLENAENYSEVVFCGYGEPLLRLELIKKIAGNLKARGLKVRIDTNGHGNLIYKRNILPELKGLVDAMSISLNTENEDKYFKLCKPIFGKETYLEVIEFIKEAKKYIPEVNVSVVALPEVNVEKCREIAKNLGVGFRLREYDEVG, encoded by the coding sequence ATGTTTATTGATTCCCATTGTCATTTAAGCTTTCCGCAATACAAACAAGACCGTGAAGAACTGATCAGCCGCCTTCAAAAAGAAGGCATAGATTACATCATCGATATAGGCACGGAAGAAGATAACTGGGCGGATGTTTTGGCTTTATCACAAAAATACGATTTCATATATTCAGCCCTTGGCGTGCATCCCCATGAGGCGGAAAAGGCGAATATCCGGACATGGGAACATCTTAAAAAACTTTCCGACAATAGTAAAATAACCGCTATCGGCGAAACCGGCCTGGATTTTTTCCGCAATCTTTCTCCCAAAGAAATTCAGATTAATGTTTTCCGCGGACATATCCGTGCGGCGAAAGAAATCAAAAAACCGCTGATAGTCCATATCCGTGACGCTTACGAGGACGCTATCTCAATAATGAAGGAGGAAAACGCCTTTGAATGCGGCGGGGTAATACATTGTTTTTCAGGCGACTATGAGTCCGCGAAAATCCTCATGGACAGCGGTTTCTTTATATCCTTTGCCGGGCAGATAACTTTCCCAAAAAATAACTACCCGGAACTTATTAAAAAAATACCAGTTGAAAAAATTTTGATTGAGACCGACGCGCCGTACCTTGCGCCTGTCCCGAAAAGGGGGCACAGAAACGAGCCGTCTTTTATAAGGTTTACCGCGCAAAAAATAGCCGAGATAAAGGGTCTTTCGCTTGAAGACATTGCAAGAATAACCAGTCTGAACGCAAAAAATCTTTTTGCGATCGGAAGTACTAACCACCCATCCGGCGGCGGGATTGCTTATCCAATCCGGAACTCCATATATCTTAATATAACCAACCGCTGCACAAGCGAATGTACCTTTTGCATCCGTTACAAAACGGATTTTGTCAAAGGCCATAACCTCAAACTTAAAAAAGAACCGGGATTAGAAGAGATTTTAAACAGTCTTGAAAATGCGGAAAATTACAGCGAGGTTGTTTTCTGCGGATATGGTGAACCCCTGCTCCGGCTGGAGTTAATCAAAAAAATCGCCGGAAATCTTAAAGCGCGGGGACTAAAAGTGAGAATCGACACAAACGGCCACGGCAATCTTATTTATAAGCGGAACATACTGCCGGAATTAAAGGGGCTTGTTGATGCCATGTCAATCAGTTTAAACACGGAAAATGAGGATAAATATTTCAAACTTTGCAAGCCCATATTCGGCAAAGAAACTTATCTCGAGGTCATAGAATTTATCAAAGAGGCAAAAAAATATATACCTGAAGTAAATGTAAGCGTTGTAGCCCTGCCTGAAGTGAATGTTGAAAAATGCAGAGAAATTGCGAAAAACCTGGGAGTCGGTTTCAGGTTAAGGGAATACGACGAGGTGGGGTAG
- a CDS encoding diguanylate cyclase → MPEEAKKTILIVDDNPDDRKVLDRYLKQAGFNVEMASNVLEGIEAASKKEISCILVDYQMPGMSGIDMLRKIKADQKLKFIPVIILTGLEQEEHILEGLSAGAEDYLGKSSSPEIIIARLNTALRVKKIRDELIEANETKTKILEKLDKAVLELKEISVRDSLTMLYHHGYFFKILNNEFLRAIRYKQNICCLMIDIDYFKKINDSYGHLFGDKVLVEIANCLKKNIRDIDFLARYGGEEFVILLYNEDYKGGFNVAQKLKNIIEGYIFEGESFSVKLTVSIGISSLFEDGVLERDKFLNLADSALYAAKTQGRNAVVMYKDIIDTNYFENTRQKELEDKILGLNEVSKQSYVDMIKTLITAFEERDISTREHSINVLRYSNMVAREMRLPENEIQIICNAAVLHDLGKIAISDTIILKSGKLTETEYEIIKRHPVIAVNILKSGHYIRRELDIILHHHERFDGRGYPNKLNGKSIPLGARIMAVADSYDAMRSIRPYRESMPMEKIIDDLVENSGTQFDPEIVYIFLNCLQKNGLVPSIININEKLSKIKK, encoded by the coding sequence ATGCCGGAAGAAGCAAAGAAAACAATTTTGATAGTTGATGATAATCCTGACGACAGGAAGGTTCTTGACAGGTATTTAAAGCAGGCGGGTTTTAATGTGGAAATGGCATCCAATGTCCTGGAAGGCATTGAAGCTGCTTCAAAAAAAGAAATCAGCTGCATACTGGTCGATTATCAGATGCCGGGCATGAGCGGCATTGACATGCTTCGAAAAATAAAGGCGGACCAGAAATTAAAATTTATCCCTGTTATCATACTGACGGGGCTTGAACAGGAAGAACATATACTGGAAGGCCTGTCAGCCGGCGCCGAGGACTATCTTGGGAAATCAAGCAGTCCCGAAATTATTATCGCGAGGTTAAACACAGCCCTGCGGGTTAAAAAAATACGTGATGAGCTGATAGAAGCCAATGAAACAAAGACAAAAATTTTGGAAAAGCTCGATAAGGCGGTCCTTGAATTGAAAGAAATTTCGGTAAGGGACAGTTTGACGATGCTTTATCATCATGGATATTTTTTTAAAATATTGAATAATGAGTTCCTGCGGGCTATAAGGTATAAACAGAACATCTGCTGCCTGATGATAGATATCGATTATTTTAAGAAAATAAATGACAGTTACGGCCATTTATTCGGGGACAAGGTCCTGGTTGAAATAGCGAACTGTTTGAAGAAAAACATCAGGGACATTGACTTCTTGGCGCGGTACGGAGGTGAAGAATTTGTTATTTTGTTATACAATGAGGATTATAAAGGCGGTTTTAATGTCGCGCAGAAATTAAAAAATATTATTGAAGGATATATTTTCGAAGGTGAAAGCTTTTCCGTGAAATTAACCGTCAGCATCGGAATATCTTCATTGTTTGAAGACGGTGTTCTGGAAAGAGACAAATTTTTAAACTTGGCGGATTCCGCTCTTTACGCGGCAAAAACGCAGGGACGGAACGCCGTTGTTATGTATAAAGATATTATTGACACGAACTATTTTGAAAATACGCGCCAGAAAGAACTGGAGGATAAAATACTCGGGTTAAATGAGGTCTCAAAACAGTCTTATGTGGACATGATAAAAACACTGATTACCGCGTTCGAAGAAAGAGACATCAGCACAAGGGAGCATTCCATAAATGTTTTGAGGTATTCCAATATGGTGGCCAGGGAAATGAGACTGCCGGAAAATGAAATCCAAATTATTTGTAACGCCGCTGTTTTGCATGACCTGGGGAAAATAGCGATATCCGACACTATTATTTTAAAGAGCGGGAAGCTCACGGAGACTGAATATGAAATAATAAAAAGGCACCCGGTGATCGCGGTGAATATCCTGAAAAGCGGCCATTACATCAGGAGGGAACTGGACATAATTTTACATCATCATGAACGTTTTGACGGCAGGGGTTACCCGAATAAGTTGAACGGCAAGAGCATTCCCCTGGGGGCAAGGATTATGGCTGTGGCCGACAGTTATGACGCCATGCGCTCAATACGGCCTTACAGGGAGTCAATGCCGATGGAGAAAATTATTGATGATTTGGTCGAAAATTCAGGGACCCAATTTGACCCGGAGATTGTTTATATTTTTCTCAACTGCCTTCAAAAAAATGGACTGGTTCCGTCGATTATAAACATCAATGAGAAGTTATCTAAAATAAAAAAATAA
- a CDS encoding response regulator: MQNKIVDILLAEDNPDDIEITKRAFKEAKLINRLFIARDGQEAVDFLFHNNAYKDESKAPRPGLILLDINMPKMNGIEVLKKIKEDESLKKIPVIMLTVSRREEDIIKSYNYGCNSFLQKPVDFDSFVTLVKEIGLYWGIHNVPFPA; this comes from the coding sequence ATGCAAAACAAAATAGTCGACATTCTGCTTGCGGAAGACAATCCCGATGATATTGAAATAACAAAAAGGGCCTTTAAGGAAGCGAAGCTTATAAACCGTCTATTTATCGCCCGTGACGGCCAGGAAGCGGTGGATTTCCTTTTTCATAATAACGCCTATAAGGATGAATCGAAAGCCCCGCGCCCCGGCCTGATACTCCTTGATATTAATATGCCCAAGATGAACGGGATAGAGGTTTTGAAAAAAATAAAAGAAGATGAATCGTTAAAGAAAATACCGGTAATTATGCTCACGGTCTCACGAAGGGAAGAAGACATAATCAAAAGTTATAATTATGGGTGCAACAGTTTTCTCCAGAAACCGGTTGATTTTGATAGTTTTGTCACGCTTGTCAAGGAAATAGGCCTTTACTGGGGAATTCATAATGTCCCTTTCCCTGCATAA
- a CDS encoding ATP-binding protein, whose product MLKSIRNKILLSELGLLFLIAFIFGTTSYLLTVRYQKKAQKEKLELILEDEKKFIQIAMATKSKMIGDMAESNELKIYSERFIEPIIFKYFVSFIKDFSSLSYINKNGMEEIKIIEQTRSQSLKDISDSIYFLKARRSPNKVIISPVKYNEDLKTHVLEFIVAKYEYFGDELNFILSGSVPVSDIAKNISDLKVGETGFAVLIDSKGSILSRPGKGEALETIKGKGAKAESLIEKAKALQSGFERAKIMGRDSLIAYSPVGGMEWSLMVVMPYDEFMILPHSLRNIIILISVFIFLAGAQISLFLSHNITKPIKQLVSITFDVATGNFSKRAEIISRDEIGLLSKSFNIMTENLEKITVSKDYFDSIIKNMSDILIVTDKDLKIRTVNKAGIEFFGYGMDEITGRPLFDLIEKNELSDSANAVIVTSDEFKNFELNIKRKGKKSAPCLFSTSAVKNNKGKTQYFICTAKDITARKKAEEELREYTKKVEYINRELDTYTYIVSHDLKEPLRSINAFSKFIQDDYADKLDESGRDYLERIKINSIRIQSIVEDFLEFSNIERKIINFDDVDVNKIMDDIKLTWDEKIKSKNGELKISGKMPVIFCDRAGLTDVFAHLISNAVKFADKDTVKIEIGGVKENGFYKFYVKDNGPGIEEKYFEKIFRIFQRLIRREEKRGTGVGLAIAKKIIEIHKGRIWVESKVGEGAVFYFTIPENRHIILNSKRAGEIPG is encoded by the coding sequence ATGCTGAAATCAATCAGGAATAAAATACTGCTTTCGGAACTCGGTCTCCTTTTTTTGATAGCGTTCATATTCGGGACGACAAGCTATCTTTTAACAGTGCGTTACCAGAAAAAAGCGCAAAAGGAAAAACTGGAGCTTATTCTCGAGGATGAAAAAAAATTTATCCAGATAGCCATGGCCACAAAATCAAAAATGATAGGGGACATGGCGGAGAGCAATGAACTGAAAATTTATTCTGAAAGATTTATAGAGCCCATTATCTTTAAATATTTTGTTTCATTTATAAAAGATTTTTCTTCTTTGTCTTACATTAACAAAAACGGGATGGAAGAAATAAAAATAATAGAACAAACAAGGTCACAGAGCCTGAAAGATATAAGTGATTCGATTTATTTTTTAAAAGCCCGGCGCAGTCCGAATAAAGTTATTATTTCCCCCGTAAAATACAATGAGGACCTGAAAACGCATGTATTAGAATTTATTGTGGCAAAATATGAATATTTCGGGGATGAATTGAATTTTATTCTTTCGGGCAGTGTGCCTGTCAGCGATATTGCGAAAAATATTTCAGACCTTAAAGTAGGGGAAACAGGTTTCGCAGTTTTAATCGATTCAAAAGGAAGTATATTGTCCCGTCCGGGTAAAGGGGAAGCCCTGGAAACAATAAAAGGAAAAGGAGCAAAAGCAGAAAGTCTTATTGAAAAAGCGAAGGCTTTGCAGAGCGGTTTTGAACGGGCGAAAATAATGGGACGGGACAGCTTAATCGCTTATTCACCGGTCGGCGGCATGGAATGGTCGTTAATGGTGGTTATGCCTTATGATGAATTTATGATTCTCCCGCATTCCCTGAGGAACATTATAATCCTGATCTCCGTGTTTATTTTTCTGGCTGGAGCTCAAATATCTTTATTCTTGTCCCATAATATCACCAAACCGATAAAACAACTTGTTTCTATCACTTTTGACGTGGCAACAGGAAATTTTTCCAAAAGGGCGGAAATAATATCGAGAGATGAAATAGGATTACTCAGTAAATCTTTTAATATTATGACTGAGAATCTGGAAAAAATTACGGTTTCAAAAGATTATTTTGACAGCATTATTAAAAATATGAGCGACATTTTAATTGTGACAGACAAAGATTTAAAGATAAGGACAGTTAATAAAGCGGGGATAGAATTTTTTGGTTACGGCATGGATGAAATTACGGGCAGGCCGTTGTTTGATCTTATTGAAAAAAATGAACTTTCCGATTCCGCGAACGCGGTGATTGTAACAAGCGACGAATTTAAAAATTTTGAGCTGAATATTAAAAGAAAAGGGAAGAAAAGCGCCCCTTGTCTTTTCAGCACTTCAGCGGTAAAAAATAATAAGGGTAAAACGCAGTATTTTATATGTACGGCAAAAGACATTACAGCGCGTAAAAAAGCGGAAGAAGAATTAAGGGAATATACCAAAAAGGTTGAATATATAAACAGGGAACTGGACACCTACACGTATATAGTTTCTCATGACTTAAAGGAACCGCTGCGGTCCATTAACGCATTTTCAAAGTTTATTCAAGATGATTATGCGGATAAGCTGGATGAATCCGGCAGGGATTATCTTGAACGCATAAAAATAAATTCGATAAGGATCCAGAGTATAGTTGAGGATTTCCTTGAATTTTCGAATATAGAAAGGAAAATAATTAATTTCGACGATGTTGATGTTAATAAAATTATGGATGACATAAAATTAACATGGGATGAAAAAATAAAAAGTAAAAACGGAGAATTAAAAATCAGCGGGAAAATGCCTGTGATATTTTGCGACCGGGCAGGTTTAACCGACGTTTTTGCCCACCTTATTTCCAACGCGGTCAAATTCGCCGACAAGGACACGGTTAAAATAGAAATAGGTGGGGTAAAAGAAAACGGGTTTTATAAATTTTACGTGAAAGATAACGGCCCTGGGATAGAAGAGAAGTATTTTGAAAAAATATTCAGGATATTCCAGAGGCTTATAAGACGGGAAGAAAAAAGGGGAACAGGGGTGGGCCTTGCGATAGCAAAAAAAATAATAGAAATTCATAAAGGCAGGATATGGGTGGAATCGAAGGTCGGAGAAGGAGCAGTGTTTTATTTTACAATCCCGGAAAACAGGCATATAATACTAAATAGCAAAAGGGCGGGGGAAATTCCGGGATAA
- a CDS encoding substrate-binding domain-containing protein — protein MKITELTSIFIFLFFLCANNVNLADETIIIAGTGDSVDILQILSFEFIRNNPGVKIILPDSVGSGGGIKLVYEGKAGLGRIAREIKDGEKKYGLNHVWFAYSPVVFVVNFSGKGIDNITYQNIVDIYSGKIAFWNEMGGGSRKIYVANREDGDSSRLILEKIIPGFKTINTFAGKILYSTQEAADVLVKYKDTIGFIPLSIAIEKNLNVLKVNGTYPSVENVKNKSYNLTTLFGIVWKGELAGKSKLFVDYLFSRSAGDIMVKHGTVPAER, from the coding sequence ATGAAAATAACCGAATTAACGTCAATATTTATTTTTCTTTTTTTTCTTTGCGCAAACAACGTGAATCTTGCCGATGAAACAATAATTATCGCGGGCACGGGAGACAGCGTGGACATCCTGCAGATCCTGTCGTTTGAATTTATAAGGAATAATCCCGGGGTAAAAATAATTTTGCCCGACAGTGTCGGGAGCGGCGGCGGGATAAAGCTGGTATATGAGGGGAAAGCGGGGCTTGGAAGGATTGCGAGAGAAATCAAGGATGGAGAAAAAAAATACGGCTTGAATCACGTGTGGTTTGCTTATTCCCCTGTTGTTTTTGTCGTAAATTTCAGCGGGAAAGGAATTGATAACATAACTTATCAAAATATCGTTGATATTTATTCAGGGAAAATCGCTTTCTGGAATGAAATGGGAGGGGGAAGCAGGAAAATTTACGTGGCAAACAGGGAGGACGGTGATTCTTCCAGGTTAATATTGGAAAAAATCATTCCCGGTTTTAAAACAATCAATACTTTTGCCGGGAAAATTTTATACAGCACGCAGGAGGCCGCGGATGTATTGGTAAAATATAAAGACACTATCGGGTTTATTCCTCTTTCTATTGCCATAGAGAAAAACCTGAATGTATTAAAAGTCAATGGAACATATCCTTCCGTGGAGAATGTTAAAAACAAAAGCTATAATTTAACGACTCTTTTCGGTATTGTGTGGAAAGGCGAACTTGCAGGGAAGAGCAAATTGTTTGTTGATTATTTATTTTCCCGGTCGGCGGGGGATATCATGGTCAAACATGGAACGGTCCCCGCCGAACGCTGA
- a CDS encoding response regulator: MGNSKVIDILLAEDNPDDIEITKRAFKEAKLINRLYIVRDGQEAVDFLYHKGRYEDVKNTPVPGLILLDINMPKLNGLEVLKKIKEDKTLNKIPVIMLTVSRRDEDIVKSYSYGCNSFLQKPVDFDNFVSLVKEIGFYWGVHNVTVQ, encoded by the coding sequence ATGGGAAACAGCAAAGTGATTGATATCCTGCTGGCTGAGGATAATCCGGATGACATTGAGATAACAAAAAGAGCGTTTAAAGAGGCAAAACTGATAAACCGCCTTTATATTGTCCGTGACGGACAGGAGGCAGTTGATTTTCTTTATCATAAAGGCAGGTATGAGGATGTTAAAAACACGCCGGTCCCCGGTCTTATACTTCTTGACATAAATATGCCGAAATTAAACGGACTGGAAGTCCTGAAAAAGATAAAAGAAGACAAAACACTTAATAAAATACCCGTAATAATGCTTACAGTTTCCAGGAGGGACGAAGACATTGTTAAAAGCTACAGCTATGGATGCAATAGTTTTCTGCAGAAGCCGGTTGATTTTGACAATTTTGTTTCGCTTGTTAAAGAAATAGGTTTTTACTGGGGTGTCCACAATGTCACGGTGCAGTAA
- a CDS encoding ATP-binding protein yields MENRVGLHNKIITTLIFVILFFGISIIFTINTIFSKKYKDEAIQKSVSFAQHLTVTEMNYITERDALTLKKLIDIEKNMNSETIGYIFITDPRNNVLAHTFKGDFPAELKAANSNTTGKIYNMKTIDMEEGLFYDIAVNVFEKGSIIGIIRIGLKDRGIQGSINKILGVLLIIMFLNLIPSFIIGFWLSGCIVEPVKKLQHVTEEMAKVNLEVRVDIQTKDELGQLGEAFNKMVNNLQNTTVSRDALVKEVEERKKIEDKLIEYTKKIEDINKELDDFTYIVSHDLKEPLRSINAFAKFVTADYKDKLDEEGRNYLERIQANAVIMQKLIEDLLEISRLERRKNPFEDANTGNMLNEIKIRMEHTLTEKKVEMVISEKMPVVFCDRVRVTEVFANLISNAVKYSDKTHPRVEVGYKDTVAFYEFYVKDNGPGIPEEYHEKIFKIFQRLGKKEEHEGTGVGLTIAKKIVEMHKGRIWVESKVGEGTTFYFSIPKSRDYILGKKKIGEILVEKKIVDENTIKKILEEQKKKEA; encoded by the coding sequence ATGGAAAATAGAGTAGGTTTGCATAATAAAATTATAACTACATTGATTTTTGTTATTTTATTTTTTGGTATATCTATTATTTTTACAATAAATACAATTTTTTCAAAAAAATATAAAGATGAAGCTATTCAAAAAAGTGTTTCTTTCGCCCAGCATTTAACGGTTACGGAAATGAATTATATTACAGAACGGGATGCCCTTACGCTGAAAAAATTAATTGATATAGAAAAAAATATGAATAGTGAAACTATAGGGTATATTTTTATAACTGATCCGCGCAATAATGTTTTGGCTCATACCTTTAAGGGTGATTTTCCGGCAGAATTAAAAGCAGCTAATTCGAATACAACCGGTAAAATCTATAATATGAAAACTATTGACATGGAGGAAGGTCTTTTTTATGATATTGCCGTTAATGTTTTTGAGAAAGGCAGTATTATTGGTATTATCAGAATAGGCCTGAAAGACAGAGGTATCCAGGGCTCTATCAATAAAATTTTAGGGGTATTGCTGATAATAATGTTTTTAAATTTAATACCAAGTTTTATAATCGGCTTTTGGCTTTCAGGTTGTATTGTGGAGCCGGTTAAAAAACTGCAGCATGTCACTGAAGAAATGGCTAAAGTGAACCTGGAGGTCAGAGTGGATATACAAACTAAGGACGAGTTAGGCCAGTTGGGCGAAGCTTTTAATAAAATGGTTAATAATTTGCAGAATACCACGGTATCCCGTGATGCCCTGGTTAAGGAAGTCGAGGAGCGGAAGAAAATAGAGGATAAATTAATAGAATATACCAAAAAGATCGAGGATATAAATAAGGAACTGGATGATTTCACGTATATCGTTTCGCATGATTTGAAAGAACCTTTAAGGTCGATAAACGCGTTCGCCAAATTCGTGACAGCTGATTACAAGGACAAGCTTGATGAAGAAGGCCGGAACTACCTTGAACGCATACAGGCGAACGCGGTGATTATGCAGAAACTGATAGAAGACCTTTTGGAGATTTCCCGCCTCGAGAGGAGAAAAAACCCTTTTGAAGATGCAAACACCGGAAATATGCTGAATGAAATTAAAATACGGATGGAGCACACGTTGACCGAAAAGAAAGTCGAAATGGTTATAAGCGAAAAAATGCCTGTGGTATTCTGCGACAGGGTGAGGGTGACGGAGGTTTTCGCGAATTTGATTTCAAACGCCGTAAAATACAGCGATAAAACCCATCCCCGTGTGGAGGTGGGGTATAAAGACACGGTGGCTTTTTATGAATTTTACGTGAAGGACAATGGCCCGGGGATACCGGAGGAATATCACGAGAAGATATTCAAAATATTCCAGAGACTGGGGAAGAAAGAGGAACACGAGGGGACGGGGGTGGGACTTACGATAGCCAAGAAAATAGTTGAAATGCATAAAGGCAGGATATGGGTTGAATCGAAGGTCGGTGAAGGGACAACATTTTATTTCAGTATTCCTAAAAGCAGGGATTACATCCTGGGAAAGAAAAAGATTGGTGAAATCCTTGTGGAGAAAAAAATCGTGGACGAGAACACGATTAAAAAAATACTGGAGGAACAGAAAAAAAAGGAGGCGTGA
- a CDS encoding putative sulfate exporter family transporter, protein MRKEDFLEKWIGFILIIIIGSIAYKVAKLNKALDPLVLGIVFGMLVRTVFSTKTNLFIDLKYSYKIFIPVGIILYGVNLQFHRLSHVPVVAWFELIMGIVIVFFVSIYLGRKLSLKKELSFLIGIGTAICGASAIAIASPVVNAESEETGVSLVTITIWGMIGVLVYPVFLTFLNIPKVEYAFLCATTLHMTGFVKIAAGALGDSCVNLALSIKMARTAMIIPIIWFLCWHNAMEKGTGEKNILFYVPWFLWVFILMGLLTSFLPVLTPAIKPLKLCAEIIFTIALTSIGLNVDLRNILDIGGGALITGLITWLSLICVFVLFKGFIF, encoded by the coding sequence ATGAGAAAAGAAGATTTTTTAGAAAAATGGATTGGATTTATATTGATAATTATTATCGGTTCAATCGCGTATAAAGTTGCAAAATTAAATAAGGCTTTAGACCCTTTAGTTTTGGGCATTGTGTTTGGGATGCTGGTAAGAACTGTTTTCAGTACAAAAACAAACCTTTTTATTGATTTAAAGTATTCTTATAAAATATTTATTCCCGTAGGGATCATTTTATACGGGGTTAACCTGCAGTTCCATAGATTAAGCCATGTCCCGGTTGTTGCGTGGTTTGAACTTATAATGGGAATTGTGATAGTATTTTTTGTATCGATATATTTAGGAAGAAAACTATCTCTAAAAAAGGAACTTTCGTTTTTGATTGGTATTGGAACGGCAATTTGCGGCGCGTCAGCTATCGCTATCGCTTCACCTGTAGTGAACGCAGAATCAGAAGAAACAGGAGTTAGTTTAGTAACTATTACCATCTGGGGGATGATCGGTGTGCTGGTTTATCCTGTATTTTTGACTTTCTTAAATATTCCGAAAGTTGAGTATGCGTTTCTCTGCGCGACTACACTGCATATGACAGGATTTGTAAAAATTGCCGCCGGGGCCCTTGGCGATAGTTGTGTTAACCTGGCGCTTTCGATAAAGATGGCAAGAACGGCTATGATAATCCCGATAATCTGGTTTTTATGCTGGCATAACGCGATGGAAAAAGGAACAGGGGAAAAAAATATTTTGTTTTATGTCCCATGGTTTTTATGGGTTTTTATTTTAATGGGGCTTTTGACTTCTTTTTTGCCGGTGTTAACACCGGCAATTAAACCATTGAAACTATGCGCGGAAATTATTTTTACTATCGCATTAACCAGTATCGGTTTGAATGTTGACCTTAGAAATATATTGGATATAGGCGGGGGAGCTTTAATCACGGGATTAATAACCTGGCTTTCCCTGATTTGTGTTTTTGTATTATTTAAAGGTTTTATTTTTTAA